The Phycisphaerae bacterium genome includes a window with the following:
- the gcvH gene encoding glycine cleavage system protein GcvH translates to MDVPADRKYTKSHEWHKLQDDLVVIGISEHAVTELTDITYVDLPKPGTKVTAGEPFGEIESVKATSELFSGISGEVTQVNETLASDPGLLNRDPYDSGWLIKVRPLDISELDKLMPAEAYQGTLA, encoded by the coding sequence ATGGACGTTCCCGCCGACCGCAAATACACCAAGAGCCACGAATGGCACAAGCTCCAGGACGATCTGGTCGTGATCGGAATCAGCGAACATGCGGTAACCGAGCTTACCGACATCACTTACGTCGATCTACCGAAGCCGGGAACAAAGGTGACCGCGGGCGAACCGTTCGGCGAGATCGAGTCGGTCAAGGCCACATCCGAACTCTTCTCGGGAATTAGCGGCGAAGTCACACAGGTCAACGAGACCCTCGCATCCGATCCGGGACTGCTCAATCGCGACCCCTACGACAGCGGCTGGCTCATTAAAGTCCGGCCTCTCGATATATCCGAACTGGATAAATTAATGCCGGCCGAGGCGTACCAAGGCACCCTCGCCTGA
- a CDS encoding aminomethyl-transferring glycine dehydrogenase subunit GcvPA, with amino-acid sequence MTQSTHNQQNIERMLQTIGARSADELFAPLGSQRMAEAKFDLPPAADQINLAREIRELAGRNRPAGGRISFLGAGSYDHYTPPAVDALAGQSAFVTAYTPYQAEASQGSLQAFFEYQSLVCDLTGMDVANSSLYEGGSALAEALLMAMDITGKDKVILPANVHPEYRQVVATYLQHRPNDLLALEAPDGRVNPTKLEEAINGETAAVVIQQPNFFGCVEPLSQIAETVRKHPKTLLIVVADPISLGLLTRPGQLGVDIVVGEGQSLGMPMGLGGPYLGFLACRQEYLRRIPGRLVGQTVDADGRRAFCLTLQTREQHIRRERAASNVCTNEGLLAIRAAVYLSIMGKQGIRQVADLCFQKAQYLHRRIAELDAFETPFGQPVFKEFVVRCRKAGVEKVLAAAKEHDILAGVPLGRWYPNLTDCLLVAVTEKRTRDEMNRFVEVLSTL; translated from the coding sequence ATGACTCAATCAACGCACAATCAACAAAACATCGAGCGGATGCTCCAAACGATCGGGGCCAGATCGGCGGATGAGCTCTTCGCCCCTCTAGGTTCGCAGCGGATGGCCGAGGCCAAATTCGACCTTCCACCCGCCGCCGACCAGATCAACCTCGCGCGGGAGATCCGCGAACTGGCCGGGCGCAACCGCCCCGCCGGCGGGCGGATCAGCTTTCTGGGGGCTGGGTCGTACGACCACTACACCCCCCCCGCCGTCGACGCCCTCGCCGGCCAGAGCGCATTCGTCACCGCCTACACCCCCTACCAGGCCGAAGCGTCGCAAGGGTCGCTCCAGGCCTTCTTCGAATACCAGTCGCTGGTCTGCGATCTGACCGGCATGGACGTGGCCAACAGCTCGCTCTACGAGGGCGGATCAGCCCTCGCCGAGGCGCTGCTGATGGCCATGGACATCACGGGCAAGGACAAGGTCATCCTGCCGGCAAACGTCCACCCGGAGTACCGCCAGGTCGTCGCCACCTATCTGCAGCATCGGCCCAACGATCTGCTCGCCCTCGAGGCGCCGGACGGCCGGGTGAACCCGACGAAACTGGAGGAGGCGATCAACGGCGAAACGGCGGCGGTGGTCATCCAACAGCCGAATTTCTTCGGCTGCGTCGAACCCCTTTCGCAGATCGCCGAGACGGTCAGGAAACACCCCAAGACGCTGCTGATCGTCGTAGCCGATCCGATCAGTCTCGGCCTGCTGACGCGGCCGGGCCAGCTCGGGGTTGATATTGTCGTCGGCGAGGGCCAGAGCCTCGGCATGCCGATGGGTCTGGGCGGACCCTACCTCGGGTTCCTGGCGTGTCGACAGGAATATCTGCGGCGTATTCCCGGCCGTCTGGTCGGACAGACCGTCGACGCCGACGGACGGCGTGCGTTCTGCCTGACCCTTCAGACCCGCGAGCAGCACATCCGCCGCGAACGCGCCGCCAGCAACGTCTGCACCAACGAGGGCCTGCTGGCGATCCGGGCCGCCGTCTACCTGAGCATCATGGGCAAACAGGGCATCCGCCAGGTCGCCGACCTGTGCTTCCAGAAAGCCCAATACCTGCACCGGCGGATCGCCGAACTGGATGCCTTCGAGACGCCGTTCGGCCAGCCGGTCTTCAAGGAATTCGTCGTCCGCTGCCGCAAAGCCGGAGTCGAGAAGGTCCTCGCCGCCGCCAAAGAGCACGACATCCTGGCCGGCGTGCCCCTGGGCCGCTGGTATCCAAACCTGACCGACTGCCTGCTGGTCGCGGTGACGGAAAAGCGCACGCGGGATGAGATGAACCGATTTGTCGAGGTGTTGAGCACGCTGTGA
- a CDS encoding aminomethyl-transferring glycine dehydrogenase subunit GcvPB, with protein sequence MNQTTPVPLLSETNLPGTCGIVLPESDVPPVDPAEVLGSEAASAPPNLPELPEREVTRHFTSLACRMMSVDRNFYPLGSCTMKYNPKFNEWAASLPGFTDLHPYQPADDVQGAMELLYRLRGYLEQIAGLAEVSLHPAAGAQGEFTSVLVVSAYFADRGEDRPQVLIPDSAHGTNPASCALSGKYVTVIKSTAAGLIDLDALKANVSDKTALMMITNPNTLGLFERDIAEIARILHDRGAQLYLDGANMNAILGRIQPGQFGVDVMHYNTHKTFSTPHGCGGPGAGPIAVAEHLRPFLPVPQVERRDGRYVWDYDRPKSIGRVRSFYNQFLVMVRAYAYIRSLGLPGLRRVSEEAVVAANYLATRLRDHYNLPYPLPCMHEFVLSAEHIKEQHGVRALDVAKRLIDFGIHPPTVYFPITVPECIMVEPTESETTETLDRFVDVMAQIAEEAKTDPDKLHKAPWTTPVRRVDEVQAARKPKLHW encoded by the coding sequence ATGAACCAAACGACGCCAGTACCATTGCTGTCCGAAACGAATCTGCCGGGAACCTGCGGAATCGTCCTTCCTGAAAGCGACGTGCCGCCGGTCGACCCAGCCGAGGTGTTGGGCTCCGAGGCGGCCTCCGCGCCGCCGAACCTGCCCGAGCTTCCCGAGCGCGAGGTGACGCGGCATTTCACGAGCCTCGCCTGCCGCATGATGTCGGTCGATCGGAACTTCTATCCGCTCGGCTCATGCACGATGAAGTACAACCCGAAGTTCAACGAGTGGGCGGCTTCGCTGCCGGGCTTCACCGATCTGCACCCCTATCAGCCGGCCGACGACGTCCAGGGCGCGATGGAACTGCTCTATCGGCTCCGCGGATACCTCGAGCAGATCGCGGGCCTGGCTGAGGTCTCGCTTCACCCTGCCGCCGGCGCCCAGGGCGAGTTCACGTCGGTGCTGGTGGTCAGTGCCTACTTCGCCGATCGCGGCGAGGACCGCCCGCAGGTGCTGATCCCCGACAGCGCCCACGGGACCAACCCGGCCAGCTGCGCGCTGTCGGGCAAGTACGTCACGGTCATCAAGAGCACCGCTGCGGGCCTGATCGATCTGGACGCCCTGAAGGCCAACGTCAGCGACAAGACCGCCCTGATGATGATCACCAATCCCAACACGCTCGGCCTGTTCGAAAGGGACATTGCCGAAATCGCCCGTATCCTGCACGACCGCGGGGCCCAGTTGTACCTGGACGGGGCCAATATGAACGCGATCCTCGGCCGCATCCAGCCGGGGCAGTTCGGCGTCGACGTGATGCACTACAACACGCACAAGACGTTCTCGACTCCGCACGGCTGCGGCGGACCGGGAGCGGGCCCGATCGCGGTGGCCGAGCATCTGCGGCCCTTCCTTCCCGTCCCGCAGGTCGAGCGCCGCGACGGCCGCTACGTCTGGGATTACGACCGCCCCAAATCCATCGGCCGGGTGCGCAGCTTCTACAACCAGTTCCTCGTGATGGTCCGGGCCTATGCCTACATCCGCAGCCTGGGCCTGCCGGGCCTGCGGCGCGTCTCGGAAGAGGCCGTGGTGGCGGCCAACTACCTGGCCACGCGCCTGCGCGATCACTACAACCTGCCCTACCCGCTGCCGTGCATGCACGAGTTCGTCCTCAGCGCCGAGCATATCAAGGAGCAGCACGGCGTCCGCGCCCTCGACGTGGCCAAGCGGCTGATCGACTTCGGCATCCATCCGCCGACCGTGTACTTCCCCATCACGGTGCCCGAGTGCATCATGGTCGAGCCGACCGAGAGCGAGACGACCGAAACGCTCGACCGCTTCGTCGATGTGATGGCGCAAATCGCCGAAGAAGCCAAGACCGATCCGGACAAGCTGCACAAAGCGCCGTGGACCACGCCCGTCCGCCGCGTCGATGAAGTGCAGGCGGCGCGAAAGCCGAAGCTCCACTGGTGA
- a CDS encoding electron transfer flavoprotein subunit beta/FixA family protein → MKDDGTVNRAALPAIFNPEDLHALEAALAVKDRYGATVTVITMGPPNATEQLRKALFRGADRVILLTDRRAAASDTLATSYILSCFVRKLGNVDLVFCGRQAIDGDTAQVGPQLAEKLGLPQLTYVEEITELGNGRMVARRNVGNGWEIVEAKLPLLMTITDAANVPRPGGAKRIMKCKHARSRSEVAKEIAGENDPNDPTFAEAIDQKVRELESKGLLIEEWNLDTIGADLAWCGRDGSPTKVHRIQAVVLKGAGHRQFEASDEGVSELVHSLIEDRTLG, encoded by the coding sequence ATGAAGGACGACGGAACGGTCAACCGGGCCGCCCTTCCCGCCATCTTCAACCCCGAAGACCTGCACGCCCTCGAGGCGGCCCTGGCGGTCAAGGACCGCTACGGCGCGACGGTGACGGTGATCACCATGGGTCCGCCCAACGCCACCGAGCAGTTGCGAAAGGCCCTGTTCCGCGGGGCCGACCGTGTGATCCTGCTGACCGACCGCCGCGCCGCGGCCAGCGACACGTTGGCCACCTCGTACATCCTGAGCTGCTTTGTTCGCAAGCTCGGGAACGTGGACCTGGTGTTCTGCGGCCGCCAGGCGATCGACGGCGACACCGCCCAGGTCGGGCCGCAGTTGGCTGAAAAGCTCGGCCTGCCGCAGCTCACTTACGTTGAGGAGATTACGGAACTGGGTAACGGCCGGATGGTCGCCCGGCGCAACGTGGGCAACGGCTGGGAGATCGTCGAGGCCAAGCTGCCGCTGCTGATGACCATCACCGACGCCGCCAACGTCCCGCGTCCCGGCGGCGCCAAGCGCATCATGAAGTGCAAGCACGCCCGGTCCCGCAGCGAGGTGGCCAAGGAGATCGCGGGCGAGAACGATCCGAACGACCCGACCTTCGCCGAGGCGATCGACCAGAAGGTGCGCGAGCTCGAGAGCAAGGGCCTGCTGATCGAGGAGTGGAACCTCGATACGATCGGGGCGGACCTGGCCTGGTGCGGGCGCGACGGCTCGCCGACCAAGGTGCACCGCATTCAGGCGGTCGTGCTCAAGGGCGCCGGCCACCGGCAGTTCGAGGCCAGCGACGAGGGCGTCTCCGAGCTGGTGCACTCGCTGATCGAGGATCGCACGCTCGGCTAA